In Bicyclus anynana chromosome 1, ilBicAnyn1.1, whole genome shotgun sequence, a single window of DNA contains:
- the LOC112050194 gene encoding uncharacterized protein LOC112050194 isoform X1, translated as MRRFVILSAVILQISWCYAYPGPAGVGAYAYQDSNGHRYGGTYDLKDNINPFRDPFASPFNDVDAFFPDYFRNYENLLQQIFADIETQRLASYAAQKAYDLTFNQAGYHTNFLRFPNFGGFPFFGAGPMPFNMPHGSHNAAFAGAAAGPGYRHQVAGIDPINSNIPNVNVVERFNDEERSNNPGKFYSVSSSSFASSSNIDGKVAGHREAETVVNDNGKITKYKVHS; from the exons ATGAGGAGATTTGTTATACTCAGTGCTGTCATACTGCAGATTTCGTGGTGTTATG cttACCCAGGTCCAGCAGGTGTAGGAGCCTACGCGTATCAGGACTCAAACGGCCATAGGTACGGTGGAACTTACGATCTGAAGGACAATATCAATCCGTTCCGGGACCCCTTCGCGAGCCCCTTCAACGACGTCGACGCATTCTTCCCCGATTACTTTAGGAACTACGAGAATCTACTTCAACA GATTTTCGCTGATATAGAGACCCAAAGGTTAGCGTCATATGCTGCTCAGAAAGCATATGATCTAACATTTAACCAAGCAGGTTACCATACGAATTTCCTTAGGTTCCCCAATTTTGGCGGATTCCCATTCTTTGGAGCAGGACCGATGCCATTTAATATGCCCCACGGTAGCCATAATGCAGCCTTCGCTGGCGCTGCCGCTGGACCAGGATACAGGCATCAAGTTGCTGGTATTGACCCAATCAACTCG AATATCCCAAATGTGAATGTAGTCGAACGCTTCAACGATGAAGAAAGGAGTAATAACCCCGGGAAGTTCTACAGCGTTTCCAGCTCATCGTTCGCCTCGTCTTCCAACATCGATGGCAAAGTCGCAGGTCACAGAGAAGCTGAGACTGTTGTGAATGACAATGGAAAAATTACCAAGTACAAGGTCCACAGTTAA
- the LOC112050207 gene encoding uncharacterized protein LOC112050207 — protein sequence MPRSLSICFVILGLTGVSQEVSSKVDFGEESSPVVTNSSKEDDDVEVKHTIVVSTKLKNTNRRGLHTNDDGESVYTFDSKKPVKDDSSEVPIVKAYKSVETTQIRTPDTRKSTTFPEFISYNSHPRDEYDLYPNVAVNPMQWKPSTFYNNVNWNQDGLDYIRRRPDYQKFHRRVTDDGVREFYCKKCRELGGTRGCDQQRRNLWMYETTTPKMKIDGKLAKLN from the exons ATGCCGAGATCTCTGTCCATCTGTTTCGTGATTTTAG GTCTAACTGGAGTGAGTCAAGAAGTCTCCTCGAAAGTTGATTTTGGAGAAGAATCTTCACCGGTCGTAACTAACTCAAGCAAAGAAGACGATGACGTTGAAGTTAAACATACTATAGTTGTTTCtacaaagttaaaaaatacCAATCGAAGAGGTTTACATACAAATG ATGACGGTGAAAGTGTATACACATTCGACTCCAAAAAACCAGTTAAAGACGACAGTAGTGAAGTTCCCATAGTAAAAGCTTACAAGTCAGTTGAGACAACGCAAATAAGAACACCAGATACTAGAAAATCTACTACTTTCCCGGAATTTATCAGCTATAATAGTCATCCTAGAGATGAATATGATTTGTATCCCAATGTCGCTGTGAACCCTATGCAATGGAAACCTTCAACGTTTTACAACAACGTCAATTGGAATCAAGATGGTTTAGATTATATCAGAAGAAGACCAGACTACCAAAAATTCCATAGAAGAGTTACAGATGATGGAGTAAGAgagttttattgtaaaaaatgtcGAGAACTCGGAGGCACCAGAGGCTGTGACCAACAAAGACGCAATTTGTGGATGTATGAAACGACTACTCCTAAAATGAAAATTGATGGTAAATtagcaaaattaaattaa
- the LOC112050194 gene encoding uncharacterized protein LOC112050194 isoform X2, whose protein sequence is MRRFVILSAVILQISWCYAYPGPAGVGAYAYQDSNGHRYGGTYDLKDNINPFRDPFASPFNDVDAFFPDYFRNYENLLQQFPNFGGFPFFGAGPMPFNMPHGSHNAAFAGAAAGPGYRHQVAGIDPINSNIPNVNVVERFNDEERSNNPGKFYSVSSSSFASSSNIDGKVAGHREAETVVNDNGKITKYKVHS, encoded by the exons ATGAGGAGATTTGTTATACTCAGTGCTGTCATACTGCAGATTTCGTGGTGTTATG cttACCCAGGTCCAGCAGGTGTAGGAGCCTACGCGTATCAGGACTCAAACGGCCATAGGTACGGTGGAACTTACGATCTGAAGGACAATATCAATCCGTTCCGGGACCCCTTCGCGAGCCCCTTCAACGACGTCGACGCATTCTTCCCCGATTACTTTAGGAACTACGAGAATCTACTTCAACA GTTCCCCAATTTTGGCGGATTCCCATTCTTTGGAGCAGGACCGATGCCATTTAATATGCCCCACGGTAGCCATAATGCAGCCTTCGCTGGCGCTGCCGCTGGACCAGGATACAGGCATCAAGTTGCTGGTATTGACCCAATCAACTCG AATATCCCAAATGTGAATGTAGTCGAACGCTTCAACGATGAAGAAAGGAGTAATAACCCCGGGAAGTTCTACAGCGTTTCCAGCTCATCGTTCGCCTCGTCTTCCAACATCGATGGCAAAGTCGCAGGTCACAGAGAAGCTGAGACTGTTGTGAATGACAATGGAAAAATTACCAAGTACAAGGTCCACAGTTAA